In Mycolicibacterium phocaicum, one DNA window encodes the following:
- a CDS encoding alpha/beta fold hydrolase: MSLQVYRYGPARPAQILALHGLTGHGKRWQTLADEHLPEYAVLAPDLLGHGHSSWAAPWNIDENVAALAALLHDEADGPVVVVAHSFGGAIALNLAAAHPNLVSGLVLLDPATGLDGSWMSEIADAMLGSPDYPDRQEAHAEKVNGSWGEVSTKYPGELERDLDEHLVALPGGRVGWRISLPAMMSYWSELARPIVLPQQGTPTTLVLAKRTHPAYVTGELVSGLQARLGADFVLTEFDCDHMVPHAMPAETADVIRRHLV; the protein is encoded by the coding sequence GTGAGCTTGCAGGTGTACCGCTACGGACCGGCACGGCCGGCACAGATCCTGGCCCTGCACGGCCTGACCGGCCACGGAAAGCGCTGGCAGACACTGGCGGACGAGCATCTGCCCGAATATGCCGTGCTGGCCCCCGACCTTCTGGGACATGGTCATTCGTCGTGGGCGGCGCCGTGGAACATCGACGAGAACGTCGCGGCCCTGGCGGCCCTGCTTCACGACGAAGCCGACGGGCCGGTGGTCGTGGTGGCGCATTCGTTCGGCGGCGCGATAGCGCTCAATCTCGCTGCCGCTCACCCGAATCTCGTATCGGGCCTGGTGCTGCTGGACCCGGCGACCGGGCTGGACGGCAGCTGGATGAGCGAGATCGCCGACGCCATGCTCGGCTCCCCCGACTACCCCGACCGGCAGGAGGCCCACGCCGAGAAGGTGAACGGATCGTGGGGTGAGGTCTCCACGAAGTACCCCGGCGAACTCGAGCGCGATCTGGACGAACACCTCGTCGCACTGCCGGGTGGGCGCGTCGGCTGGCGGATCAGCCTGCCGGCCATGATGTCGTACTGGAGTGAGCTGGCCCGCCCGATTGTGTTGCCACAGCAGGGCACACCGACGACGTTGGTCCTCGCCAAGCGCACCCATCCGGCCTACGTCACCGGCGAACTGGTGTCCGGTTTGCAGGCGCGCCTGGGCGCCGATTTCGTGTTGACCGAGTTCGACTGCGACCACATGGTGCCGCACGCCATGCCCGCCGAAACCGCCGACGTGATCCGGCGGCACCTGGTCTGA
- a CDS encoding MGMT family protein, translated as MAKVTDEQVEKVRDLVASIPSGRVSTYGDIADAAELSSPRIVGWIMRTDSSDLPWHRVISASGRPAPHLATRQLERLRAEGVLADDGRVRLRQYRHEF; from the coding sequence ATGGCGAAAGTCACCGACGAACAGGTGGAGAAGGTCCGGGACCTCGTCGCCTCGATTCCGTCCGGCCGGGTGTCGACCTACGGCGACATCGCCGACGCCGCAGAGCTTTCCAGCCCGCGGATCGTCGGCTGGATCATGCGGACGGATTCCTCGGATCTGCCCTGGCACCGGGTGATCTCCGCATCGGGCCGACCGGCGCCGCATCTCGCGACGCGGCAGTTGGAAAGGCTTCGCGCCGAAGGGGTTCTGGCGGACGACGGCCGGGTTCGGTTGCGGCAGTACCGGCACGAGTTCTGA